From the genome of Sediminibacter sp. Hel_I_10:
GGTCCATCAACAATTCCTGGTCCATCAATCAGAACCTCTCCGGTAGCCGAATTATAACTAAATCCGTAAGTCGAAAAAACATCACTCGGAACAATAAGACCATCGCCAGCTGCAAGTGAATATCTAAAATTACCAGCACTCATTTGCCCTGCAGGAAAGCTATATGTTACAAGTGAGATTTCATTTGTAGATTGATTTATCGTAATTCCAGCGAGTACCTTAGTGTAGGTAGCGTCATATACATAAATCCCAAAATTATTTTTACTTTCTGAGCCTAATCCACCCGGATTTACCGAAAATTCTACCTCTAGGATATCATTCCCAGATGTTCTTGCAGCCCAGGCAGTGGCGAACCCATCATTCCAAGCAAATGAACCACCATCATTGCCGTTTGGACCTGTAAGTTCAAAACCGTTAGAGCTGTTATCACCAGTTGAGACAATTTGTAAAGCAGCCTCAGTCTGATTTGTAGTAGTTGTGCCTGCTTCACCATTATCTGGAAGTGTTACCCAAGTAGATTGTCCAGTAATATTTCCAATTGTTAATCCGTTGAAGCTCTCTGATCTAATGGATTGGGAAAAAGTTAATAATGGCAGAGCCAATAATGAGAAAAGTAATTTTTTTTTCATAATATAAAATTTTAAGTTCAAGCGTGAAAATAATATTTTATATATTAATAGAAGAATAAAAAATATGTTTTAACTTTTGTTTGCTAACTGACCGCAAGCTGCATCGATGTCCTTGCCTCTAGATCTTCTCACCGTTACGGTAATATGATTGACTTCTAAAATAGCCACGTACATATCAATAGCTTTAGAATGGGCTTGCTGAAACTCGCCATCATCTATGGGGTTGTATTCAATAAGATTCACCTTGCTTGGTGCAAACTTACAAAATGCCACTAAAGCCTCTGCATCGGTTTGTGTGTCATTAATGCCATCCCAAACAATATATTCATAGGTAATTCTATTTCTGGTTTTTGAATACCAATACTCTAGAGCTTCCCTTAAATCTTTTAGAGGAAAAGTAGCATTAAAGGGCATGATAGATGTCCTTATGTCATCTATAGCAGAGTGCAGAGACACCGCTAAGTTGAATTTCACCTCGTCATCAGCCATTTTCTTAATCATCTTAGGCACACCAGAGGTTGAGACCGTAATGCGTTTGGGAGACATGCCCAATCCTTCTTCCGAAGTAATTTTTTCTATAGATTTTAAAACATTGTTATAATTCATGAGCGGCTCTCCCATACCCATAAATACAATATTGCTCAAAGGCCTATCAAAATAAAGTCGGCTCTCATTATCTATAGCAACGACTTGATCATAAATTTCATCTGGATTAAGATTGCGCATTCGCTTTAATCTGGAGGTCGCACAAAATCTACAATCTAAACTGCATCCTACTTGACTAGAAACGCACGCCGTAGTTCTGGTTTTGGTGGGAATCAAGACAGATTCTACCGTAAGTCCATCGTGAAGCTTCACTGCATTTTTAACCGTACCATCTGAGCTACGCTGCATTTGATCTACCTTAATATGGTTGATCACAAAGTTATCTTGCAACATTTGTCTGGTTTCTTTAGACACATTGGTCATGTCCTCGAAACTATGGGCTCCCTTTTTCCACAGCCATTCATAAACTTGATTGCCGCGAAATGGCTTTTCTCCAACCGTCGTAAAAAACTCCCGAAGTTGTTCCTTTGTCAATGCCCGTATGTCTTTCTTTTTCACTTCCATAGAATTGCAAAAGTAATTAAAGGTTTTCTTATTTAAGACTTTAGTCTGTTTCAATTCTCAAGGAACAATAAAGCCCTGTCATATTTGACAAGGCTTTTTTGAATATCTATTTTGAAACTTTATAAACTTATATAATCAACATGGCGTCACCATAGGTATAGAAGCGGTATTTTTCTTTCACCGCCTCTTCATAAGCTCTCTTTACAAAATCATGACCTGCAAAAGCTGAAGTCATCATAAGTAAAGTTGATTTTGGTGTATGAAAATTAGTGATCATTGAATTGGCAATGCTAAATTCATATGGAGGGAAGATAAACTTATTGGTCCATCCAGAAAATTCATTAAGCGTTCCACTAGAGGATACTGAACTTTCAATAGTTCTCATCGCTGTAGTTCCTACCGCACAAACACGTCTTTTTTCTTTTATACCTCTATTGATAATATCGGTAGCCTGCTTATTGATAATGATTTCTTCACTATCCATTTTATGCTTAGACAAATCTTCTACCTCAACTGGATTAAAAGTGCCTAACCCAACGTGCAAAGTGACCTCTGGCAAATGAACACCTTTTATTTCTAAACGCTTTAATAAGTGTTTTGAAAAATGCAACCCTGCTGTTGGCGCTGCTACAGCTCCTTCGTTTTTAGCAAATATGGTTTGGTAACGTTCCTCATCTTCAGGCTCGACTTCTCTTTTGATATATTTTGGTAAAGGGGTCTCTCCTAGCTCCGTCAATTTACGACGAAACTCGGTGTAAGATCCATCGTATAAGAAACGTAAGGTACGACCTCTAGAGGTGGTGTTATCAATAACTTCGGCCACCAAAGTTTCATCTTCGCCAAAGTATAATTTATTACCTATTCTTATTTTACGTGCCGGATCCACCAATACATCCCAAAGACGCTGCTCTTCATTAAGTTCTCTTAACAAGAATACCTCAATTCTTGCTCCGGTTTTTTCTTTATTACCAAAAAGTCTTGCAGGAAACACCTTGGTGTTATTCAAGATCATCACATCTCCTTCATCAAAATAATCAATAATATCCTTGAAGAGTTTATGCTCTATGGTTTGATCTTTTCTGTTCAAAACCATCAAACGGGACTCATCTCTGATATCTGATGGTCGCTCGGCCAATAATTCTTCTGGAAGTTTAAAATTGAAGTGTGATAATTTCATCTGTTCTTTATTATATTTTGAGTTTGCAAATATACAATCTCAAAGTAGGCGTTGTCAAGTAAATAGGCTTATTTTATTGGGATATTTTAAATCCGAGTGTTTTTAGGTCTTCCCAAAAGGTGGGATAAGACTTCGAAACGACATGGGCGTCGGCAATGGTAATGTCTGTTTTTAG
Proteins encoded in this window:
- a CDS encoding T9SS type A sorting domain-containing protein; this encodes MKKKLLFSLLALPLLTFSQSIRSESFNGLTIGNITGQSTWVTLPDNGEAGTTTTNQTEAALQIVSTGDNSSNGFELTGPNGNDGGSFAWNDGFATAWAARTSGNDILEVEFSVNPGGLGSESKNNFGIYVYDATYTKVLAGITINQSTNEISLVTYSFPAGQMSAGNFRYSLAAGDGLIVPSDVFSTYGFSYNSATGEVLIDGPGIVDGPISVDTNVAVDTPAEVDFFAFSGSTAAEPNSTSSSMIFDNFMVKASDSNTLLNVNSLDNKIASFFLSPNPATNFIQLTSNADIEAVSITNSIGQTVLEINNVSNNTLDISELNSGLYLITVKSGASSQTKRFIKQ
- the rlmN gene encoding 23S rRNA (adenine(2503)-C(2))-methyltransferase RlmN, which translates into the protein MEVKKKDIRALTKEQLREFFTTVGEKPFRGNQVYEWLWKKGAHSFEDMTNVSKETRQMLQDNFVINHIKVDQMQRSSDGTVKNAVKLHDGLTVESVLIPTKTRTTACVSSQVGCSLDCRFCATSRLKRMRNLNPDEIYDQVVAIDNESRLYFDRPLSNIVFMGMGEPLMNYNNVLKSIEKITSEEGLGMSPKRITVSTSGVPKMIKKMADDEVKFNLAVSLHSAIDDIRTSIMPFNATFPLKDLREALEYWYSKTRNRITYEYIVWDGINDTQTDAEALVAFCKFAPSKVNLIEYNPIDDGEFQQAHSKAIDMYVAILEVNHITVTVRRSRGKDIDAACGQLANKS
- the queA gene encoding tRNA preQ1(34) S-adenosylmethionine ribosyltransferase-isomerase QueA; the protein is MKLSHFNFKLPEELLAERPSDIRDESRLMVLNRKDQTIEHKLFKDIIDYFDEGDVMILNNTKVFPARLFGNKEKTGARIEVFLLRELNEEQRLWDVLVDPARKIRIGNKLYFGEDETLVAEVIDNTTSRGRTLRFLYDGSYTEFRRKLTELGETPLPKYIKREVEPEDEERYQTIFAKNEGAVAAPTAGLHFSKHLLKRLEIKGVHLPEVTLHVGLGTFNPVEVEDLSKHKMDSEEIIINKQATDIINRGIKEKRRVCAVGTTAMRTIESSVSSSGTLNEFSGWTNKFIFPPYEFSIANSMITNFHTPKSTLLMMTSAFAGHDFVKRAYEEAVKEKYRFYTYGDAMLII